In Blastopirellula sediminis, the following proteins share a genomic window:
- a CDS encoding type IV pilus modification PilV family protein, which translates to MRLRTRLPRRGFSLIEALICLTVITITSAALLLSVESTLEATMDAQEMTIASGLADQMLDEALGQDWVDPTMSDPYPTSLSASTAEASAAGRSEYDDTDDYNDYTSTPPTSIDGITLGQSDGAGRYLPASFQMSGSFLQRWRCKCEVYYVDKNDLSLELDDSNSGPYRAIEATVFHLDGTTWREVLTRRRVFTYVPPTT; encoded by the coding sequence ATGCGTCTTCGCACCCGACTCCCACGCCGCGGATTCTCGCTGATCGAGGCGCTCATCTGCCTCACCGTGATCACGATCACTTCGGCTGCGCTGCTGCTGAGCGTCGAAAGCACGCTGGAAGCGACGATGGACGCGCAGGAGATGACCATCGCATCGGGCCTGGCTGATCAAATGCTGGACGAAGCGCTCGGGCAAGACTGGGTCGATCCGACGATGAGCGATCCTTATCCGACGTCGCTCAGCGCGTCTACCGCCGAAGCGAGCGCGGCCGGCCGGTCCGAATATGACGATACCGACGACTACAACGACTATACGTCGACTCCCCCCACGTCGATTGACGGAATAACTCTTGGACAAAGCGATGGGGCAGGGCGATACTTGCCGGCCAGCTTTCAGATGAGCGGCTCGTTTTTGCAGCGGTGGCGCTGCAAGTGCGAAGTGTATTACGTCGACAAAAACGACCTCAGCTTGGAGCTCGACGACAGCAATTCGGGACCTTACCGCGCGATCGAAGCGACCGTCTTTCACCTGGACGGCACGACGTGGCGGGAAGTTCTGACTCGCCGCCGCGTATTCACGTATGTCCCGCCGACAACCTAA
- the nadC gene encoding carboxylating nicotinate-nucleotide diphosphorylase: protein MPKEYRQVEWDAQLADDCRHLIRLAFREDLDNEQDWSTVSLVAADAQGSANITARASGVLAGTQLIPLIIEEAELELTWTPQKQDGDAISRGDVVGTLSGSVRDLLTSERTILNFICRLTGIATLTRTYVEAATGSARVYDTRKTTPGWRRLEKYAVRCGGGVNHRVGLFAAVMAKDNHLAWSETQRTLADITPQVRQFLTAQLGEAAAAEKLVEIEVDSLEQLEAVLPSQPDIILLDNMPPETLRAAVEMRNRLAPSVELEASGGVNLQTIGAISQTGVERVSVGALTHGAVSLDLGLDWKA from the coding sequence ATGCCCAAAGAATACCGCCAGGTGGAGTGGGACGCCCAACTCGCCGATGATTGCCGCCACCTGATCCGTCTGGCGTTTCGCGAGGACCTCGACAACGAGCAAGACTGGTCGACCGTCTCGCTGGTCGCCGCCGATGCTCAGGGAAGCGCCAACATCACCGCCCGCGCTAGCGGCGTACTGGCCGGCACCCAACTGATTCCGCTGATCATCGAAGAGGCGGAGTTGGAGCTGACCTGGACTCCGCAAAAGCAAGATGGGGACGCGATTTCTCGCGGCGACGTCGTCGGCACGCTCTCGGGAAGCGTCCGCGATTTGCTGACCAGCGAACGAACGATCCTCAACTTCATCTGCCGGCTCACCGGCATCGCAACGCTGACGCGCACGTACGTCGAAGCGGCGACCGGCTCGGCCCGCGTTTACGACACGCGGAAAACGACCCCAGGCTGGCGACGCTTGGAAAAATACGCCGTCCGGTGCGGGGGCGGCGTCAATCATCGCGTCGGTCTGTTCGCCGCCGTGATGGCCAAAGATAATCACCTCGCGTGGAGCGAGACGCAGCGGACGCTGGCCGATATCACGCCGCAAGTGCGGCAGTTCCTCACGGCGCAACTCGGCGAAGCGGCCGCCGCCGAAAAGCTGGTCGAAATCGAAGTCGATAGCCTGGAGCAACTCGAAGCGGTCCTCCCCTCGCAGCCCGACATCATCTTGCTCGATAACATGCCGCCGGAGACGCTGCGTGCTGCGGTTGAAATGCGCAATCGCTTGGCGCCCAGCGTTGAACTGGAAGCGTCCGGCGGCGTCAATCTGCAAACGATCGGCGCCATCTCGCAAACCGGCGTCGAACGCGTCAGCGTTGGCGCGCTAACGCATGGCGCCGTATCGCTCGACCTCGGCCTCGACTGGAAAGCGTAG
- a CDS encoding ComEA family DNA-binding protein, whose amino-acid sequence MSPASPPPKSNRRLRWTLRRGDQLAAVIVLLVLIVGTSIYAWRDQNRRSRSIHIEHVEPLPAAFVVDINQADWPELTQLPGIGETLARRIVESRAAEGPFLDHNDLQRVRGIGPRTLERLKPHLLPAADVETIAGDLSPAEESGS is encoded by the coding sequence ATGTCCCCTGCTTCACCGCCGCCGAAATCGAACCGTCGCCTGCGGTGGACGCTGCGCCGGGGGGATCAATTGGCGGCGGTGATCGTGCTGCTGGTATTGATCGTGGGGACTTCGATTTACGCGTGGCGCGACCAGAATCGCCGCTCACGATCGATCCATATCGAACATGTTGAGCCGCTCCCCGCCGCATTCGTCGTCGATATCAATCAGGCCGACTGGCCCGAACTGACGCAATTGCCGGGGATTGGCGAAACGCTGGCCCGGCGGATTGTCGAGTCCCGCGCGGCGGAGGGGCCGTTTCTCGATCATAACGACCTACAGCGCGTCCGCGGGATCGGACCGCGAACGCTGGAGCGTCTCAAACCGCATCTGCTGCCGGCGGCCGACGTCGAGACGATCGCCGGCGATCTTTCTCCGGCGGAGGAAAGCGGCAGCTAG
- a CDS encoding mechanosensitive ion channel domain-containing protein: MPYRLLKNDLFLAVALTLATMMVPGSALAQDTAPPTQSAPITAEDVDVRQKAVANFGGIEDAEKEKLAGQFETAAKSLKAAATWLEKKAEWQAMIDQPDQQVAKLKSQLETAEQSIRSPVDENSKLPLVEASVEKLQRDQTQLQNELLNSSAEANRRTERQVANPKEIADLTQQATDLQTELGALPAAIDANPTQLARRTEIEAKLVEIQAQLDAEKIELTAYEASSEAQGLRKELATKKNAFLKKELERVRQLATKKREAEAKMQLEAAKDELEEAKKEHTEASPAITQFLELNTKLLEVRTKLLDVLKSREEEVAAMKTRLDNLRALKQQTENKAALDLPPDAIGVMLREARAQLTEERQFQVELQNLNEERKTLQLNLIDVRDAAKDLLVLKSDVEAGVIEPSVFMEGAGRIRLRLSRSLNRLAQMNDAFAFARMEAHDSTLRTPDLNDPEIVKRIAAAYESRLTIVDDYAAATKKLFDKTIEFEEDEQQLASLTHDFKNFIDERILWIRSPNTVDWEEFQQMWRTASWFLSPANWNSLINLALAQFKQSPYGFLFTAIFFGALLFYKRRMRHRLNDIGSELAWKRLSPLRMTTEALILTTLTAMIWPLVFLSIGYFLSLLRTESAFAAALSAGLYATTFVLFPLEMLRQLARPNGVMSAHFRVPDEVTKVIRWTSGTLKYLLPLAAGVNAAAEEHSGSAVDDPLARAVFIVSIALVTFVLWRALGSQSAPRKWIMENYSSGVFRYLAPMLFLLFIATPVALAVAAMWGYYYGAVRIAETLNSTLYLVIAIGVGQGFLFRWIMLKRTLLLRERLKAQLQKSEKETLSSEVAVAAQETPELDPSIIGEQTRHLVKVMFGGILLVGLAIIWQDVLPAMRSLGRTTIYPLIEFGESADAAVAPSAIATAPTAPPAGDASGDPGSTAPAPALSLQPAPPASTTSTEYRLTLGALALACLAGFTTFVLARNLPGVLELFVLPRLDLDAGGRFAVSTIFQYLVVAIGVIITAGWLGLQWDKIQWLVAAMSVGLGFGLQEIFANFIAGLILLIERPIRIGDIVTIEGVTGTIARIQIRSTTILNWDRQEFIVPNKEFITGRVLNWTLSSTLNRIEIPIGIAYGSDTRKAEATLREIVANHPYVLKDPEPLVTFSGFGDSSLSFVVRVYLANFEHRLDTIHSLHQQIDDAFREANIEIAFPQTDLHIRSAPEELTQAWKNSLRPANGSGNGNGNGNGKHMEGPHSPTSSSTSPTENGGKTN; this comes from the coding sequence ATGCCGTATCGATTGCTGAAAAACGACCTATTTCTTGCGGTGGCGCTCACTTTGGCGACCATGATGGTCCCTGGTAGTGCGCTGGCTCAGGATACCGCTCCCCCCACCCAAAGCGCCCCAATCACCGCCGAAGATGTCGACGTGCGGCAAAAAGCGGTCGCCAATTTCGGCGGAATTGAAGACGCCGAAAAAGAAAAATTGGCGGGACAGTTTGAGACCGCCGCCAAAAGCTTGAAAGCGGCCGCAACGTGGCTGGAGAAAAAAGCGGAATGGCAGGCGATGATCGACCAGCCGGACCAGCAAGTCGCGAAGCTGAAAAGCCAGCTGGAAACGGCCGAACAATCAATCCGCTCTCCGGTCGACGAAAACTCCAAACTTCCGCTCGTTGAAGCGTCCGTAGAAAAACTGCAGCGTGACCAGACGCAGTTGCAGAACGAATTGCTCAACTCTTCGGCCGAAGCGAACCGCCGTACCGAACGCCAAGTCGCCAATCCCAAAGAGATCGCCGATCTCACCCAGCAAGCGACCGACTTGCAGACCGAATTGGGCGCCTTGCCCGCGGCGATCGACGCCAATCCAACCCAATTGGCTCGCCGTACCGAGATCGAAGCGAAACTGGTCGAAATCCAGGCGCAACTCGACGCCGAAAAGATCGAACTCACCGCCTACGAAGCCTCCAGCGAAGCGCAAGGGCTGCGGAAGGAGCTCGCCACCAAGAAAAACGCGTTCCTGAAGAAAGAGTTGGAGCGTGTCCGCCAACTGGCGACGAAAAAACGCGAAGCCGAAGCCAAGATGCAATTGGAAGCGGCGAAGGACGAGTTGGAGGAAGCTAAGAAAGAACATACCGAAGCGTCCCCCGCGATTACGCAGTTTTTGGAATTGAACACCAAACTGCTGGAAGTTCGGACCAAGCTCTTGGACGTCCTGAAGAGTCGCGAGGAGGAAGTCGCCGCGATGAAAACGCGGCTTGACAATCTACGCGCCCTGAAACAGCAGACCGAAAACAAGGCGGCGCTCGATCTTCCGCCCGACGCCATCGGCGTGATGTTGCGTGAAGCCCGCGCTCAGTTGACCGAAGAACGTCAGTTTCAAGTCGAATTGCAGAACTTGAATGAAGAGCGAAAAACGCTTCAGTTAAACCTGATTGACGTGCGCGACGCCGCGAAAGATCTGCTGGTGCTCAAATCGGACGTCGAAGCGGGAGTGATTGAGCCGTCGGTCTTCATGGAAGGGGCAGGGCGGATTCGCCTCCGGTTATCGCGCAGCCTGAATCGTTTGGCCCAGATGAACGATGCGTTCGCCTTCGCCAGGATGGAAGCGCATGATTCGACGCTACGTACGCCTGATCTGAACGATCCGGAAATCGTCAAGCGGATTGCAGCCGCCTACGAGAGCCGTCTGACGATTGTCGACGATTATGCGGCCGCGACGAAGAAGCTGTTCGACAAGACGATTGAGTTCGAGGAAGACGAACAGCAACTCGCGTCGCTGACGCACGACTTCAAGAACTTTATCGACGAACGAATTCTCTGGATTCGCTCGCCCAATACGGTCGACTGGGAAGAGTTCCAGCAGATGTGGCGAACCGCCAGTTGGTTCCTGTCGCCCGCGAACTGGAACAGCCTCATCAACCTTGCGCTGGCCCAATTCAAACAGAGTCCGTACGGCTTTTTGTTCACGGCGATCTTCTTTGGCGCCTTGTTGTTCTACAAACGCCGAATGCGGCATCGCCTGAACGACATCGGATCGGAGCTCGCATGGAAACGGCTTTCGCCGCTCCGCATGACGACCGAGGCCCTCATCCTGACGACGTTGACGGCGATGATATGGCCCCTGGTCTTTCTGTCGATCGGCTATTTTCTTTCGCTGCTGCGCACCGAATCGGCGTTCGCCGCGGCCCTTTCGGCCGGCTTGTACGCCACGACGTTCGTGTTGTTTCCGCTGGAGATGCTGCGGCAACTGGCTCGGCCCAACGGCGTGATGTCAGCGCACTTTCGCGTGCCCGACGAAGTCACGAAAGTCATTCGCTGGACCAGTGGGACGCTGAAATATCTGTTGCCGCTCGCCGCAGGCGTCAACGCCGCTGCGGAAGAGCATAGCGGTTCGGCAGTCGACGATCCGCTCGCGCGGGCCGTCTTTATCGTCTCGATCGCCCTCGTCACGTTCGTTTTGTGGCGAGCGCTCGGCAGCCAAAGCGCTCCCCGCAAATGGATCATGGAGAACTACAGCAGCGGCGTCTTTCGCTACCTGGCGCCGATGCTGTTCCTGCTGTTCATCGCGACCCCCGTTGCGTTGGCGGTCGCCGCCATGTGGGGCTACTACTACGGCGCGGTCCGCATCGCAGAAACGCTCAACTCGACTCTCTACCTGGTCATTGCGATCGGAGTGGGGCAAGGCTTCCTCTTCCGCTGGATCATGCTGAAGCGAACGCTGCTGCTCCGCGAACGCTTGAAGGCGCAGTTGCAAAAGAGCGAGAAGGAAACGCTTTCGAGCGAGGTCGCCGTCGCCGCCCAAGAAACGCCGGAGCTCGATCCGTCGATCATCGGCGAGCAAACGCGGCACCTGGTCAAAGTGATGTTCGGCGGCATTTTGCTGGTCGGCCTGGCGATCATCTGGCAAGACGTCTTGCCGGCGATGCGTAGTCTGGGACGCACGACAATTTACCCGTTGATCGAATTCGGCGAGTCGGCCGACGCGGCAGTCGCTCCCTCGGCCATCGCGACGGCGCCGACCGCTCCGCCCGCGGGAGACGCAAGCGGCGATCCAGGATCGACGGCGCCAGCGCCCGCTCTCTCGTTGCAACCGGCGCCTCCCGCGTCGACGACGTCGACCGAATATCGGCTGACCCTGGGGGCGCTCGCCCTCGCCTGTTTGGCAGGGTTCACGACTTTCGTGCTGGCTCGCAACTTGCCTGGCGTGCTGGAACTGTTCGTCTTGCCGCGACTCGATCTTGACGCCGGCGGGCGATTCGCCGTCTCGACCATCTTCCAATACCTGGTGGTGGCGATCGGCGTGATCATCACGGCCGGTTGGCTTGGCTTGCAATGGGACAAGATCCAGTGGCTCGTCGCGGCGATGTCGGTCGGTCTTGGCTTTGGCTTGCAGGAAATCTTCGCCAACTTCATCGCCGGTTTGATCCTGTTGATCGAGCGGCCGATCCGCATTGGGGACATCGTCACGATTGAAGGAGTGACCGGCACCATCGCCCGAATTCAAATTCGTTCGACGACCATTTTGAACTGGGATCGCCAGGAGTTTATCGTTCCCAACAAAGAGTTCATCACCGGTCGCGTGCTGAACTGGACGTTGAGCAGCACGCTGAACCGGATCGAAATTCCGATCGGGATCGCTTACGGCTCCGACACCCGCAAAGCGGAAGCGACGCTTCGTGAGATCGTCGCCAATCATCCCTACGTGCTGAAAGACCCGGAACCGCTGGTCACGTTCTCCGGCTTCGGAGACAGTTCGTTGTCGTTTGTCGTTCGCGTTTACCTGGCGAACTTCGAGCATCGACTCGATACGATCCATTCGCTTCACCAACAGATCGACGACGCGTTCCGCGAAGCGAACATCGAAATCGCCTTCCCGCAAACCGATCTCCATATCCGCTCGGCGCCGGAAGAATTGACGCAGGCCTGGAAGAATTCGCTCCGCCCCGCGAACGGCTCTGGTAATGGGAACGGAAACGGCAACGGCAAGCACATGGAAGGGCCGCATAGCCCAACCAGCTCTTCCACTTCGCCGACCGAAAACGGCGGAAAGACCAACTAG
- the uvrB gene encoding excinuclease ABC subunit UvrB, with translation MQFELQAPFAPAGDQPAAIEQLVEGLRAQRPHQCLMGVTGSGKTFTIANVIQQLQRPTLVISHNKTLAAQLYSEFKEFFPHNAVHYFVSYYDYYQPEAYIPQRDIYIEKDASINDEIDRLRLASTSALVSRRDVIIVASVSSIYGLGSPSDYKAMMVSVARGQIIDRDEVLGKLVGILYERNDVAFERSKFRVRGDCIEIWPSYEEFAYRIELWGDEVEQLSIINPLTGEVIAPQDQLYIYPAKHFVLPEERIGKAVIEIKHELAARLQELESAGKLLEAQRLNARTRFDIEMLQEVGFCPGVENYSRPLSGRPPGSAPSTLYDFFPKDFLLFVDESHVTVSQIRAMYHGDRSRKMNLVEHGFRLPSALDNRPFKFEEWENILNQTVFVSATPGDYELEKTGGEVVEQIIRPTGLLDPVVELQPARGQVPHLLEQVRERVAMKERVLVTTLTKRLAEDLANYLSEQGVACKWLHSELDAFERVELLRDLREGKFDCLVGINLLREGLDLPEVSLVAILDADKEGFLRSETSLIQTIGRAARNVNAKVILYADKMTDSMQAAISETERRRKIQQEYNEKHGITPETVKKNIRRGIESEAEAHRAANAAVGKEDDAEYITLEYIAELQTEMLAAAENLEFERAAAIRDRISKMQDSVGKKVSEVSAGDDKKGRGKRRRGGAKTPRPKRG, from the coding sequence ATGCAGTTCGAGCTTCAAGCCCCTTTTGCGCCTGCTGGGGATCAGCCCGCCGCTATCGAGCAGCTTGTCGAAGGACTTCGCGCACAACGTCCCCACCAGTGCCTGATGGGGGTGACCGGTTCCGGTAAGACATTCACCATCGCCAATGTGATTCAGCAGTTGCAGCGGCCGACGTTGGTGATTTCGCACAATAAAACGTTGGCGGCGCAGCTTTACAGCGAATTCAAAGAATTCTTTCCCCACAACGCCGTCCACTACTTCGTCAGCTACTACGACTACTACCAGCCCGAAGCGTACATCCCGCAGCGCGATATCTACATTGAAAAGGATGCGTCGATCAACGACGAGATCGATCGTTTGCGACTCGCGTCGACCAGCGCCCTGGTCAGTCGCCGCGACGTGATCATCGTGGCGAGCGTTTCCAGCATCTATGGTCTCGGTTCGCCGTCCGACTACAAGGCGATGATGGTCAGCGTCGCTCGGGGGCAGATTATCGACCGCGATGAAGTTTTGGGAAAATTGGTCGGGATTCTGTATGAACGAAACGACGTGGCGTTTGAACGCTCGAAGTTTCGCGTTCGGGGCGATTGCATCGAAATCTGGCCTTCCTACGAAGAATTCGCCTACCGCATCGAACTGTGGGGGGACGAGGTCGAACAGCTGTCGATCATTAACCCGCTCACCGGCGAAGTGATCGCGCCGCAGGATCAGCTCTATATTTATCCGGCCAAGCACTTCGTTTTGCCGGAAGAGCGAATCGGCAAAGCGGTGATCGAAATCAAGCACGAACTGGCGGCTCGGTTGCAAGAGCTTGAATCGGCCGGCAAGTTGCTCGAAGCGCAGCGGCTCAATGCGCGAACCCGCTTCGATATCGAAATGCTGCAGGAAGTCGGCTTCTGCCCCGGCGTCGAAAACTACAGCCGTCCCCTTTCCGGCCGACCGCCCGGTTCGGCGCCAAGCACGCTGTACGACTTTTTCCCGAAAGACTTCCTGCTCTTCGTCGACGAATCGCACGTCACCGTCTCGCAGATCCGCGCGATGTACCATGGCGACCGGAGCCGCAAGATGAACCTGGTGGAACATGGTTTCCGCCTGCCGAGCGCGCTCGACAATCGCCCCTTCAAATTCGAAGAGTGGGAAAACATCCTTAACCAGACCGTTTTCGTCTCGGCGACCCCCGGTGATTACGAGCTGGAAAAGACCGGCGGCGAAGTGGTCGAGCAGATCATTCGTCCGACCGGGCTGCTCGATCCAGTCGTCGAACTCCAACCGGCTCGCGGCCAGGTTCCGCATCTGCTGGAGCAAGTCCGCGAACGGGTGGCGATGAAAGAACGCGTGTTGGTCACCACGCTGACCAAGCGACTCGCAGAGGATCTGGCCAACTATCTGTCGGAACAAGGAGTCGCCTGCAAGTGGCTCCATAGCGAACTTGACGCGTTTGAGCGGGTCGAGCTGCTGCGCGATTTGCGAGAAGGCAAGTTCGACTGTCTGGTCGGGATCAACTTGCTTCGCGAAGGTCTCGACTTGCCGGAAGTGTCGCTGGTCGCGATTCTGGACGCCGACAAGGAAGGCTTCCTCCGGAGCGAAACCTCCCTCATTCAAACGATCGGCCGCGCCGCACGTAACGTCAACGCCAAGGTGATTCTATACGCCGACAAGATGACCGATTCGATGCAGGCGGCCATCAGCGAGACCGAACGTCGTCGCAAGATCCAGCAAGAGTACAACGAGAAGCACGGCATCACGCCGGAGACGGTCAAAAAGAACATCCGTCGCGGCATCGAGTCGGAAGCGGAAGCGCATCGCGCGGCCAACGCGGCGGTCGGCAAAGAGGACGACGCCGAATACATCACGCTCGAATACATCGCCGAACTGCAAACCGAAATGCTAGCGGCGGCTGAGAACCTGGAGTTTGAGCGGGCGGCCGCAATCCGCGATCGGATCAGCAAGATGCAAGACTCGGTCGGTAAAAAGGTGAGCGAAGTCTCCGCCGGCGACGACAAAAAAGGGCGAGGCAAACGCCGCCGCGGCGGCGCAAAGACGCCGCGGCCCAAGCGCGGCTAG
- a CDS encoding GNAT family N-acetyltransferase: protein MDFRFLAPDEASRLRNVPSDLFDGALNTRLLEQFLADPRNHLCVVFVEGIAIGYASGVHLTRVNQADEFFIYEVEVTSAWRDAGVAQELLKQLLAKAVELNCETASAVARQADPKTIDRYRAVGGFSSYDVLKFSFPLVELVQPLQPTEIERRKSTLQPVPHPSPVKALNVLLTLHMSDKSGDPPGEKLTQQIAAEFLPEDEMEVTLQKWREVGWSWTFSIDERKYEGVLAILAEPRQALLQMGPLDRITFFGMQPKLSLEDMEPLRERTLQVLEKLPEVASVQFSADGFPDALIAPDPKSIARAMKKWDDSRETGMRRPVEGELNLLYRFLLSPLRTRRGRDAEPIRRVDVVCLNALIVFTIIGRIYLFTFFPWPEQLWLVPLYTVIIGGALTGFRKRIAWIAVSVLTTATFYFSLALLRGMIHLI from the coding sequence GTGGACTTTCGATTTCTCGCCCCTGACGAAGCGTCCCGCTTACGAAACGTCCCCAGCGACCTGTTCGACGGCGCACTCAACACGCGGCTGCTCGAGCAGTTTCTCGCCGATCCGCGGAATCACCTCTGCGTCGTCTTCGTCGAAGGGATCGCGATCGGCTACGCCTCTGGCGTTCATCTGACCCGCGTCAACCAGGCGGATGAGTTTTTCATTTACGAAGTGGAGGTCACTTCCGCGTGGCGCGACGCCGGCGTTGCGCAAGAGTTGCTCAAACAATTGCTGGCCAAAGCCGTCGAACTGAACTGCGAGACCGCATCCGCAGTCGCTCGGCAAGCGGACCCGAAAACGATCGACCGCTATCGAGCGGTCGGCGGGTTCAGTTCCTATGACGTCCTGAAGTTCTCCTTTCCGCTGGTGGAACTGGTCCAGCCGCTGCAGCCGACCGAAATCGAAAGACGCAAATCGACGCTGCAGCCCGTTCCCCATCCGTCGCCGGTCAAGGCGCTCAACGTTCTGCTCACTTTGCACATGAGCGATAAATCGGGAGATCCGCCGGGCGAAAAACTGACGCAGCAGATCGCCGCCGAGTTTCTGCCGGAAGATGAAATGGAAGTGACGCTCCAGAAGTGGCGCGAGGTCGGCTGGAGCTGGACGTTTTCGATTGACGAGCGCAAGTACGAAGGAGTCCTCGCGATCCTGGCCGAGCCGCGTCAAGCGCTCTTGCAAATGGGTCCGCTCGATCGCATCACCTTTTTCGGCATGCAGCCAAAACTGTCGCTGGAAGATATGGAGCCGCTCCGCGAGCGAACGCTGCAAGTGCTGGAGAAGCTGCCGGAAGTAGCGAGCGTGCAGTTTTCCGCCGACGGTTTTCCCGACGCGTTGATCGCCCCCGATCCCAAGTCGATCGCTCGCGCGATGAAAAAGTGGGACGACTCCCGCGAGACCGGGATGCGGCGACCGGTCGAGGGAGAACTCAATCTGCTTTATCGCTTTCTGTTGTCGCCGCTACGTACGCGTCGCGGCCGCGACGCCGAACCGATTCGCCGCGTCGACGTCGTCTGTCTGAACGCCCTGATCGTCTTCACGATCATCGGAAGAATCTATCTCTTCACCTTTTTCCCTTGGCCCGAGCAACTGTGGCTGGTTCCGCTCTATACAGTGATTATCGGGGGCGCTCTTACCGGTTTCCGCAAGCGAATCGCCTGGATCGCCGTCAGCGTTCTCACGACAGCGACTTTCTACTTTTCCCTGGCGCTGCTCCGGGGAATGATCCATTTGATTTAG